In Helianthus annuus cultivar XRQ/B chromosome 3, HanXRQr2.0-SUNRISE, whole genome shotgun sequence, a single window of DNA contains:
- the LOC110928822 gene encoding probable LRR receptor-like serine/threonine-protein kinase At2g24230: protein MGFALVSSIVVLTLFFRSNFGQQQDQPIPNTDGFFISEFFRQMGSNIYNISGPVCSWQGVLCDANQENVIGLMASNLGLSGSIPDNTIGKLTKLQSLDLSSNQITDLPSDFWSLGLLKSLNLSHNNISMNLPSNIGNFGSLERLDLSFNSFYGSLPDSIGSISSLQVVNLGRNRFDSTVPLGITSCHLLTSVDFSMNNFSGVLPDGFGSSFPNLKRLNLAGNEIIGKGSDFVKLESLTYLNVSENLFQGSVVEIFQEPLEVVDLSGNHFEGHISQLNFGSRLVYLDLSDNEISGDFFANLSRTRNLKHLNLAKNRFLEQRLINVDSLRGLEYLNLSDTNLIGRVSDEISSLTHLKTLDLSRNHLTGKIPLLSLKTLKNLDLSFNNLTGEIPISVLKKLPWMERFNFSYNNLTLCDSGFSLETVQSAFIGSLNSCPIAANPNLLKAKSHSHKGLELALVLTVSIVFLLGVLLFCAFGCRKKTQMWVVKQDSYKEEQVMSGPFSFQTDSTTWVADVKVATLVPVVIFEKPLLNFTFSDLLSATSNFDRGTLLAEGRFGPVYRGFLPGGIHVAVKVLVHGSTMTDQEAARELEYLGRIKHPNLVPLTGYCLAGEQRIAIYDYMENGNLHNLLHDLPLGVRTTEDWSSDTWEVDANNDNGIQNAGSEGLLTTWQFRHKVALGTARALAFLHHGCSPPIIHRDVKASSVYLDYNLEPRLSDFGLSKIFGNDLEDEITRGSRGYIPPEFVNQDGSSSPYVITPKSDVYGFGVILFELITGKKPVDDEYPDDSFSKDANLVSWVRGLVRKNRGSEIIDPKIRETGAEGQMVEALKIGYLCTADLPAKRPRMQQVVGLLKDLEQL, encoded by the coding sequence ATGGGTTTTGCTTTAGTTAGTTCAATAGTTGTTCTAACTCTGTTCTTCAGGTCAAACTTTGGTCAACAGCAAGACCAGCCCATACCCAATACAGATGGGTTCTTCATCTCTGAGTTCTTTAGGCAAATGGGTTCAAATATTTATAATATTTCTGGTCCTGTTTGTTCTTGGCAAGGTGTGTTATGTGATGCAAATCAAGAAAATGTTATTGGTCTAATGGCTTCTAATTTAGGCCTTTCTGGTTCTATTCCTGATAACACAATTGGTAAACTCACAAAGCTTCAATCTTTAGATCTAAGTAGTAACCAAATTACTGATTTGCCCTCTGATTTTTGGAGTTTAGGGTTATTAAAAAGTTTGAATCTTTCACACAATAATATCTCCATGAATCTTCCAAGTAACATTGGTAACTTTGGTTCACTTGAAAGGTTAGATCTTTCTTTCAACAGTTTCTATGGTAGTCTCCCTGATTCCATTGGTTCAATAAGCAGTTTACAAGTCGTTAATCTCGGTCGAAACCGGTTCGATTCCACTGTTCCATTAGGGATCACTAGCTGCCATTTgttgacttctgttgacttttcaATGAATAACTTTAGTGGTGTTCTTCCTGATGGTTTTGGGTCATCATTTCCTAACCTGAAAAGGTTGAATCTTGCTGGAAATGAGATAATAGGAAAAGGGTCTGATTTTGTAAAGTTGGAATCTTTAACTTACCTTAATGTTTCCGAGAATCTTTTTCAGGGTTCAGTTGTTGAAATCTTTCAAGAGCCTTTAGAAGTTGTTGATTTGAGTGGTAATCACTTTGAAGGTCATATTTCTCAGCTAAATTTCGGTTCTCGTTTGGTTTATCTCGATTTATCCGATAATGAAATCAGTGGGGATTTTTTCGCTAATTTGAGTCGAACCCGTAATCTCAAACATCTTAATCTTGCCAAGAACAGATTTTTAGAGCAACGTTTGATCAACGTCGATTCGCTTCGTGGTTTAGAGTACTTAAACTTGTCCGACACCAATCTAATCGGTCGAGTGAGCGATGAAATCTCGTCGTTAACTCATTTGAAGACGCTCGATCTCTCGAGAAATCATCTCACCGGTAAAATCCCGCTTTTGAGCTTGAAAACCCTCAAAAATCTTGATCTTTCGTTTAATAATTTGACCGGAGAGATACCCATTTCTGTCTTGAAAAAGCTTCCATGGATGGAAAGATTCAATTTTTCTTACAATAATCTGACTCTTTGTGATTCCGGGTTTTCACTTGAAACCGTTCAATCCGCGTTTATCGGGTCGTTAAACAGTTGCCCGATCGCTGCAAACCCGAATCTTTTGAAGGCGAAATCTCATAGCCATAAGGGACTAGAACTTGCGTTAGTTTTAACCGTTTCGATAGTCTTTTTACTCGGGGTGTTGCTGTTCTGTGCGTTTGGATGTCGAAAGAAAACACAAATGTGGGTTGTCAAACAAGATTCTTACAAAGAAGAGCAAGTAATGTCGGGACCGTTTTCGTTCCAAACGGATTCCACTACATGGGTTGCCGATGTAAAGGTTGCAACGTTAGTACCCGTTGTAATCTTCGAAAAGCCGTTGCTCAATTTCACCTTCTCGGATCTTCTTTCGGCAACTTCGAATTTCGATAGAGGGACCCTTTTAGCCGAAGGGAGGTTTGGGCCGGTTTATCGAGGATTCTTGCCAGGTGGAATCCATGTGGCAGTTAAGGTTTTGGTCCATGGATCTACCATGACGGATCAAGAAGCCGCTAGAGAGCTCGAGTATCTCGGAAGAATAAAACACCCGAATCTTGTCCCGTTAACGGGATACTGTTTGGCGGGTGAACAACGGATTGCGATATATGATTACATGGaaaacggaaacttgcataatttGCTTCACGATCTTCCTCTTGGTGTTCGAACGACAGAAGATTGGAGTTCGGATACGTGGGAAGTTGACGCGAATAACGATAACGGGATCCAAAACGCGGGGTCTGAAGGGTTGTTGACGACATGGCAATTCAGGCATAAAGTTGCGTTAGGTACGGCTCGTGCATTGGCATTTCTACACCACGGATGTTCACCGCCTATCATTCATAGAGACGTTAAGGCGAGTAGCGTTTATCTTGATTACAATCTTGAACCAAGATTGTCTGATTTTGGACTTTCGAAGATTTTCGGTAACGATCTTGAAGACGAGATCACTCGTGGGTCCCGTGGATACATTCCACCCGAGTTTGTAAACCAGGATGGAAGCTCTTCACCGTACGTGATCACTCCGAAATCGGATGTTTATGGGTTTGGAGTGATTCTCTTTGAGCTAATAACCGGAAAAAAGCCCGTTGACGATGAGTACCCGGATGATAGTTTCTCAAAAGATGCAAACTTGGTGAGTTGGGTGAGAGGTTTAGTGAGGAAGAATCGTGGGTCCGAGATTATCGACCCGAAGATCCGCGAGACTGGAGCCGAGGGTCAAATGGTTGAGGCGTTGAAGATCGGTTACTTGTGTACGGCCGATCTTCCAGCTAAGAGGCCGCGTATGCAACAAGTGGTTGGACTTTTAAAGGATCTTGAACAGCTATGA